From a region of the Streptomyces tirandamycinicus genome:
- a CDS encoding ATP-dependent nuclease yields MKIKRVRIENFCCIRSLDVSFDSITSLIGPTGVGKSTVLRALDWFFNGEKGGILSEEDVHSAAETKRIRVEVEFDGLTPSDRSALGHYAPDGRETLSIWRTWENGEDRITGKALAYPPFERIREGVGSREKTAAYKTLRDQDPALGLPAVRGWDAAEAEMRSWEARNRDRLTEAEVEGAHFFGFAGQGLLGKLIDFVFISADLRAYEETDDNKASVVGRILEHAVDRSEAEAQFTAIDEDAQAAREKVHKEIYEPVLARLSGALSAEVRRFTTGRDVVVTPTAQVPKRAKTAFAVTIRDGAALTPVRRQGHGFQRALIIAALRYLSECRRAEGGTRSLCLAIEEPELFQHPAQTRVFAHVLRSLVSSAEDQTQVMYATHSPVFIDPSDYQQVRRLYRVSGGEHPEVRLRALTETELRQSLDGHVPEMSIARRGATRYIKELAEALFADVAVLVEGATDESILLAFAERQGISLGAEGICVVNAEGKGNMILCHAILTGFGVRCHLVFDADTGPRRVADADTEKKVDSIRASVTRNTRIFGYLGITAEATPASVSESTHTVFEDDLDTYLKVDWPAWDARRQELITADGYVDGKHGPTYAEAARTAGGEPKLLHALLENVRALAGQQTPRS; encoded by the coding sequence ATGAAGATCAAGCGCGTCCGCATCGAGAACTTCTGCTGCATCCGCAGTCTCGACGTCTCCTTCGACTCCATCACCTCACTCATCGGCCCGACGGGCGTCGGCAAGTCCACCGTGCTGCGCGCACTGGACTGGTTCTTCAACGGTGAGAAGGGCGGCATCCTCAGCGAGGAGGACGTGCACTCGGCGGCCGAGACGAAGCGCATTCGCGTGGAGGTCGAGTTCGACGGCCTCACCCCTTCCGACCGGTCCGCGCTCGGCCACTACGCACCCGACGGAAGGGAAACCCTGAGCATCTGGCGTACCTGGGAGAACGGAGAGGACCGGATCACGGGCAAGGCCCTGGCCTATCCGCCCTTCGAGCGGATCCGGGAAGGCGTCGGCAGTCGGGAGAAGACGGCCGCGTACAAAACCTTACGTGACCAGGACCCGGCGCTCGGCCTGCCCGCCGTCCGCGGCTGGGATGCCGCCGAGGCGGAGATGCGGTCCTGGGAGGCGAGGAACCGGGACCGGCTCACCGAGGCCGAGGTAGAGGGCGCGCACTTCTTCGGCTTCGCCGGCCAAGGGCTGCTCGGCAAGCTGATCGACTTCGTTTTCATCTCGGCTGATCTGCGGGCCTACGAGGAGACCGACGACAACAAGGCCTCCGTGGTGGGGCGGATCCTCGAGCACGCGGTCGACCGCTCGGAGGCGGAAGCCCAGTTCACGGCCATCGACGAGGACGCCCAAGCGGCCCGCGAGAAGGTGCACAAAGAGATCTACGAGCCGGTACTTGCGAGACTGTCCGGCGCCCTGTCCGCAGAGGTCCGCCGCTTCACCACCGGACGGGACGTCGTCGTCACCCCGACAGCCCAGGTACCCAAACGGGCCAAGACCGCGTTCGCGGTCACCATCCGTGACGGGGCGGCGCTGACGCCGGTCCGCCGTCAGGGGCATGGATTCCAGCGCGCCCTGATCATCGCGGCCCTCAGGTACCTCTCGGAGTGCCGCCGCGCTGAAGGGGGCACGCGCTCCCTGTGCCTGGCGATCGAGGAACCTGAACTGTTCCAGCACCCGGCGCAGACCAGGGTTTTCGCGCACGTGCTGCGCAGCCTGGTCTCGTCGGCCGAGGACCAGACCCAGGTGATGTACGCGACGCACAGCCCGGTGTTCATCGATCCGAGCGACTATCAGCAGGTGCGCAGGCTGTACCGGGTCAGCGGTGGCGAGCATCCGGAGGTGCGCCTGCGCGCCCTGACCGAAACGGAGCTGCGGCAGTCCCTCGACGGCCATGTACCGGAGATGTCCATCGCACGACGAGGGGCCACTCGGTACATCAAGGAGCTCGCCGAGGCGCTGTTCGCCGACGTCGCCGTCCTGGTCGAAGGCGCCACGGACGAGAGCATCCTCCTGGCTTTCGCCGAGCGTCAGGGCATCAGCCTCGGCGCCGAGGGCATCTGCGTGGTCAACGCCGAGGGCAAGGGCAACATGATCCTCTGCCATGCCATCCTCACCGGGTTCGGCGTGCGCTGCCACCTCGTCTTCGACGCAGACACCGGGCCGCGGAGGGTAGCCGACGCGGACACCGAGAAGAAGGTCGACAGCATTCGGGCATCTGTCACAAGGAACACGAGGATCTTCGGCTATCTGGGCATCACCGCCGAAGCCACCCCCGCGAGCGTGAGCGAGTCGACCCACACCGTGTTCGAGGATGACCTCGACACCTACCTCAAGGTCGACTGGCCCGCTTGGGACGCCCGCCGCCAGGAACTGATCACGGCCGACGGTTACGTGGACGGCAAGCACGGGCCGACGTACGCCGAGGCCGCACGCACCGCCGGCGGTGAACCGAAGCTGCTGCACGCGCTGCTGGAAAACGTGAGGGCCCTGGCAGGGCAGCAGACGCCCCGTTCCTAG
- a CDS encoding ATP-dependent helicase: MPQLAFDIGFFAELPKLQPPVRKGVLDAWEKFNRLTLDQLFKDQGLKLESLTNAKDKQIRTIRIDQFWRGVVLAPPSGDTFVLLRVMQHDKAIEWAKKQKSSVNAVTRAVEIRDAATLDEITPAYERVARTSPKQRLFAKFSDGDLKALGIDDETLRQARSLVDQEQLDVFAPLLPQDQREVLQYLAAGCTVEEVWQDIVAPALQASTQPVDTQDYETAIHHSRARIALVTASEELRDILEKPFAAWRVFLHPSQRKVAYRASYSGPAQVTGGPGTGKTVVALHRVKHLLGHLRDGDRILLTTYTNALVNALRSGLESLVDDPALRERVDISTVDGLASRIVAEKPDAVALRPLMYNQEESRWGKAAKATGFTGSAQFLAQEYRHVILAQDIRTLADYEAADRRGRGSRLTVAERPLVWETVERFTADLAADGARTWLQTCAEAARLLAEKGPQYRHVVVDEAQDLHPAQWRLLRAAVPARPDDLFIAGDPHQRIYDSKVSLKSLGIKVTGRSVKLRKNYRSTQEILRWSTTLLIGRPIAELEDENRNDTLLGYRSALHGDGPVVRGAASEEAELDALVDQVRSWLGAGVDGGEIGVSARFNKTCAKAVARLKDAGIPAVTLRNASGASAAAGGETAVRVGTMHSFKGLEFRCVAVVGVNDEALPFAKALTPTDVDPRQHETDLMSERCLLFVACTRARDSLAVSWSGEPSSFLTEAGVTTV; the protein is encoded by the coding sequence ATGCCGCAGCTCGCCTTCGACATCGGCTTCTTCGCCGAACTCCCCAAGCTCCAGCCGCCCGTCAGGAAGGGCGTGCTCGACGCCTGGGAGAAGTTCAACCGGCTCACTCTCGATCAGCTCTTCAAGGACCAGGGGCTGAAGCTGGAGAGTCTGACGAACGCGAAGGACAAGCAGATCCGGACCATCCGCATCGACCAGTTCTGGCGCGGTGTGGTGCTCGCACCGCCCTCCGGTGACACCTTCGTCCTGCTGCGGGTCATGCAGCACGACAAGGCCATCGAGTGGGCGAAGAAGCAGAAGTCCAGCGTCAACGCGGTGACGCGGGCCGTCGAGATCCGGGACGCGGCGACCCTGGACGAGATCACGCCCGCGTACGAGCGGGTGGCGCGGACCTCGCCGAAGCAGCGGCTGTTCGCGAAGTTCTCCGACGGGGACCTGAAGGCGCTCGGCATCGACGACGAGACGCTGCGGCAGGCCCGGTCGCTGGTCGACCAGGAGCAGCTGGACGTCTTCGCGCCGCTGCTGCCGCAGGACCAGCGCGAGGTGCTGCAGTACCTCGCCGCGGGCTGCACGGTGGAGGAGGTCTGGCAGGACATCGTGGCGCCCGCCCTCCAGGCGTCCACACAGCCGGTGGACACACAGGACTACGAGACGGCCATCCACCACAGCCGGGCGCGTATCGCACTGGTCACGGCCTCCGAGGAGCTGCGGGACATCCTGGAGAAGCCCTTCGCGGCCTGGCGTGTCTTCCTGCACCCGTCTCAGCGCAAGGTGGCCTACCGGGCGTCGTACTCGGGACCCGCGCAGGTCACGGGCGGGCCGGGCACCGGCAAGACCGTCGTCGCGCTGCACCGGGTCAAGCACCTGCTCGGCCACCTGCGCGACGGCGACCGCATCCTCCTCACCACCTACACCAACGCCCTCGTCAACGCGCTCCGTTCGGGCCTGGAGTCCCTGGTGGACGACCCGGCGCTGCGCGAACGCGTGGACATCTCGACGGTGGACGGCCTCGCCAGCCGTATCGTTGCCGAGAAGCCGGACGCGGTGGCGCTGCGGCCACTGATGTACAACCAGGAGGAGAGCCGCTGGGGCAAGGCCGCCAAGGCGACGGGCTTCACCGGCAGCGCGCAGTTCCTCGCCCAAGAGTACCGGCACGTCATTCTTGCCCAGGACATCCGGACCCTGGCCGACTATGAGGCGGCGGACCGGCGGGGCCGCGGAAGCCGGCTGACGGTGGCCGAACGGCCCCTGGTGTGGGAGACGGTCGAGCGGTTCACTGCCGACCTTGCGGCGGACGGGGCCCGCACCTGGCTGCAGACGTGCGCGGAGGCGGCGCGGCTGCTGGCCGAGAAGGGGCCGCAGTACCGGCATGTGGTGGTGGACGAGGCGCAGGACCTGCACCCGGCACAGTGGCGGCTGCTGCGGGCGGCCGTCCCCGCCCGTCCGGACGACCTGTTCATCGCGGGCGACCCGCACCAGCGCATCTACGACTCGAAGGTGTCGTTGAAGTCCCTCGGCATCAAGGTGACGGGGCGGTCGGTGAAGTTGCGCAAGAACTACCGCAGCACGCAGGAGATCCTGCGCTGGTCCACGACCCTCCTCATAGGCCGCCCGATCGCCGAGCTGGAGGACGAGAACCGCAACGACACCCTGCTCGGATACCGCTCCGCCCTGCACGGCGACGGTCCGGTGGTACGGGGTGCGGCGAGCGAGGAAGCCGAGTTGGACGCGCTCGTCGACCAGGTGCGGTCATGGCTGGGCGCGGGTGTCGACGGCGGGGAGATCGGGGTGAGCGCCCGGTTCAACAAGACGTGCGCGAAGGCGGTGGCACGCCTGAAGGACGCGGGGATTCCCGCCGTGACCCTGCGCAACGCCTCCGGCGCCTCCGCGGCGGCGGGCGGGGAGACGGCCGTAAGGGTCGGGACCATGCACTCCTTCAAGGGGCTGGAGTTTCGCTGCGTCGCGGTCGTCGGTGTCAACGACGAGGCGCTGCCGTTCGCGAAGGCGCTCACGCCGACTGACGTGGACCCCAGGCAGCACGAGACGGACCTGATGTCCGAGCGCTGCCTGCTGTTCGTGGCCTGTACGCGCGCCCGGGACAGTCTCGCCGTGTCCTGGTCGGGCGAACCGAGCAGCTTCCTGACCGAGGCGGGCGTCACCACGGTCTGA
- a CDS encoding protein kinase domain-containing protein: MGDVWRGYDAVLDRPVAVKLIRPQAVTSPHLAQELEKRFKREARITARIQHPGVPQVYDADLDESYEQLFLVMELVDGVPLTGYVRPDGPPLPVSWAAAVAAQVATVLSYAHDVPVVHRDLKPSNILVARDGTVKVLDFGIAAILRTDVTKLTATGSPIGTHQYMAPEQVRGGRVTPRTDLYALGCVLHELLCGRPLFGGDSEWQLMTQHVNAAPTPLRRLRADVPAALEELVLHLLRKAPEARPADVQEVYERLRPFLPVPGEDAAPGQTGPAGAPDPTGIFRRPYAPRSRAAAAGAGRTASPGGPDVPPAVPAAEREALREQILDVHAHYRALMEEERYAQAAEVVGEMIEPAARALGSENKAVLGLRRRRAFSRQLAGDHRAALPEFEALAGAYGRVSGPSSEDALDSRAQAARCRGELGQVTEALAGLHGVLDVVRSVDGDVSENAVELRRDIGMLLLAQGRAADAFDVLDPLHADLCLVFGPDDEFTAEVAETLAVIRLDLDGDVPDRPDPSP, from the coding sequence ATGGGGGACGTGTGGCGCGGCTACGACGCCGTACTGGACCGGCCGGTCGCCGTGAAGCTCATCCGCCCCCAGGCCGTCACGTCGCCGCACCTGGCGCAGGAGCTGGAGAAGCGGTTCAAGCGCGAGGCCCGCATCACCGCGCGGATCCAGCACCCGGGCGTGCCGCAGGTGTACGACGCCGATCTAGACGAGTCGTACGAGCAGTTGTTCCTGGTGATGGAGCTGGTCGACGGCGTGCCGCTAACCGGGTACGTGCGCCCGGACGGGCCGCCCCTCCCCGTCAGCTGGGCGGCTGCCGTCGCGGCGCAGGTCGCGACCGTGCTGTCGTACGCGCACGACGTGCCCGTCGTCCACCGTGACCTGAAGCCGAGCAACATCCTCGTGGCCCGTGACGGCACGGTGAAGGTGCTGGACTTCGGCATCGCGGCGATCCTCCGGACGGATGTCACCAAGCTGACGGCGACGGGCAGTCCGATCGGGACGCACCAGTACATGGCGCCGGAACAGGTGCGCGGCGGGCGGGTCACGCCGCGCACCGACCTGTACGCGCTGGGGTGCGTGCTGCACGAACTGCTCTGCGGGCGGCCGCTGTTCGGCGGTGACAGCGAGTGGCAGTTGATGACGCAGCACGTCAACGCGGCACCGACGCCGCTGCGCCGGCTGCGCGCCGACGTACCGGCGGCGTTGGAGGAACTCGTTCTGCACCTGCTCCGCAAGGCGCCCGAGGCGCGTCCGGCGGACGTGCAGGAGGTGTACGAGCGGCTGCGGCCGTTCCTGCCCGTGCCCGGTGAGGACGCCGCGCCCGGGCAGACGGGGCCCGCGGGGGCGCCGGACCCGACCGGGATCTTTCGCCGCCCCTACGCGCCCCGCTCACGTGCCGCAGCCGCGGGCGCGGGCCGTACCGCCTCCCCCGGCGGTCCGGACGTGCCGCCCGCCGTCCCCGCGGCCGAGCGGGAGGCGCTGCGGGAGCAGATCCTCGACGTGCACGCGCACTACCGCGCCCTGATGGAGGAGGAGCGGTACGCGCAGGCCGCAGAGGTGGTGGGCGAGATGATCGAGCCGGCCGCCCGGGCCCTCGGCTCGGAGAACAAGGCGGTCCTCGGACTGCGCAGGCGCCGGGCGTTCAGCCGGCAACTGGCGGGGGACCACCGGGCCGCGCTGCCGGAGTTCGAGGCGCTCGCCGGCGCCTACGGGCGCGTGAGTGGCCCGAGCAGCGAGGACGCGTTGGACAGCCGGGCGCAGGCGGCCCGTTGCCGAGGAGAGCTCGGCCAGGTGACCGAGGCGCTCGCCGGTCTGCACGGCGTCCTCGACGTCGTCCGCTCCGTCGACGGCGACGTGAGCGAGAACGCGGTGGAGCTGCGCCGCGACATCGGCATGCTGCTGCTCGCCCAGGGGCGGGCGGCGGACGCCTTCGACGTCCTGGACCCGCTGCACGCGGACCTGTGCCTGGTGTTCGGTCCCGACGACGAGTTCACCGCCGAGGTGGCCGAGACCCTCGCCGTGATCCGTCTGGATCTTGACGGCGACGTCCCCGATCGGCCTGATCCCTCCCCCTGA
- a CDS encoding ATP-binding protein: MTATQSPLTVYQFTMRFSSTPRGARLARRLCGHRLDTWGIPYGSDVHDDLTLIASELCANAVRHGHVPGRDLHVLLTAAPATGTVRIEVSDTRGERLAHLITTTPEAPQDGDGGRGLLLVEALADRWGCSPRAEGGPGKTVWAECTAPCLA; encoded by the coding sequence ATGACCGCAACACAATCCCCCCTCACGGTGTACCAGTTCACGATGCGCTTCAGCTCGACCCCACGCGGCGCCCGTCTGGCCCGGCGACTGTGCGGGCACCGCCTCGACACCTGGGGCATCCCCTACGGCAGCGACGTACACGACGACCTCACCCTCATCGCATCGGAGCTGTGCGCCAACGCCGTGCGTCACGGCCACGTCCCCGGCCGCGACCTCCACGTCCTCCTCACCGCCGCCCCGGCCACCGGCACCGTACGGATCGAGGTCAGCGACACCCGCGGCGAACGCCTCGCCCACCTCATCACCACCACGCCCGAGGCCCCTCAGGACGGTGACGGCGGACGCGGGCTGCTCCTCGTCGAGGCGCTGGCGGACCGCTGGGGCTGTTCACCCCGGGCCGAGGGCGGGCCCGGCAAGACCGTCTGGGCGGAGTGCACCGCCCCTTGCCTGGCCTGA
- a CDS encoding DUF397 domain-containing protein, protein MNTGESWRKSSYSGAEGGECIEIAETSEAVWVRDSKRPTEAKVSFGTEAWAGFVRMAAGR, encoded by the coding sequence ATGAACACGGGCGAGTCGTGGCGCAAGAGCAGCTACAGCGGTGCGGAGGGCGGCGAGTGCATCGAGATCGCGGAGACCAGTGAGGCCGTATGGGTGCGTGACTCCAAGCGACCCACGGAAGCCAAGGTGTCCTTCGGGACGGAAGCCTGGGCCGGTTTCGTACGGATGGCCGCAGGGCGCTGA
- a CDS encoding type I restriction endonuclease subunit R yields MSPVHDESSFGSAVVAALCERGWREANPEDYRPDLGLDTNELYTFIGATQPDEWNELLTVYGGNPNEAQRGFAQRLDRAIADDGLLHVLRNGVKDRGVRLRVAYFKPNLISADSVLDGYRANRLTVVRELPYATKQADWGHRLDLTLFLNGIPIAAAELKNPLTGQGVEQAKEQYRTDRDPTELIFARRVIANFAVDPDLVFVTTQLRGKSTRFLPFNTGSNGPGQPGGAGNPAPTAHGTYATSYLWEQVWQRDNWLDLLQRFVHQQKHKTPGGGTTKSTIFPRFHQWDVVRKLTAHAATHGAGQNYLVMASAGSGKSNTIGWLAHRLSDLHAGTDPRVLDPEAIAHDRIKPGEPVFDKVIVITDRRNLDSQLRETVGSFSQTDGLVVKVDEKHGAKSEQLARALSRDTGKIVTVTLHSFPALLDYIKRNPTEIKGTRFAIIVDEAHSSQSGDAATAVKSALRDLGLDADSDDEGATTVTVDDKLKAKAIERSRAANLSYFAFTATPKSKTLELFGTEGVENGKTVYRPFHTYSMRQAIEEGFILDPLRNYVTYNTYWKLANLNSDEKEVDPSKANSLLARFALMHEHTVSQHAQVIVEHFVRHTRGRLGGRAKAMVVTASRHSAVQMARAIRSYIADVEYDTKYPDLGVLVAISGSLTIDGEETTEVKENGGLSEGALPKAFGYTRADDKAAKAGGKGQQEYRILVVAEKYQTGFDQPLLTTMYVNKTLTGIAAVQTLSRLNRTAERKSQADLAVLDFVNEAEDIQDAFRPYFEEAHTLPSDPNLLYTAQSRVMAVPVISEPDMDEFVSAYFEAQAKAGGSQSKWEKLHAELYRLLSPAVTRFSALLESEEEDDVETAEEFRANLNDYVRKYGFLAQIVPYQDAELERLYLYGRYLLNRLPRLADGGVDIGEVDLSHLRVEKTGEHDVSLNAEGPAELKGFGDGVGGAKDAERSLLSELIEKFNAKFGTEFTEEDVLPAFNATKKDPKVRAAALVNDEANFGIVWDKKFEENMMDHVSTIDTLGKRYFGTDRDFKSNLDRSARRAAWRMIRREEGLDEI; encoded by the coding sequence ATGAGCCCCGTGCACGACGAGTCCTCCTTCGGGTCGGCTGTAGTCGCCGCCCTCTGCGAGCGCGGTTGGCGCGAGGCCAACCCCGAGGACTACCGACCCGACCTCGGCCTCGACACCAACGAGCTCTACACCTTCATCGGCGCGACCCAACCCGACGAGTGGAACGAACTGCTCACCGTCTACGGCGGCAACCCCAACGAGGCCCAGCGCGGTTTCGCCCAGCGTCTCGACCGGGCCATAGCCGATGACGGCCTCCTCCACGTCCTCCGCAACGGCGTCAAGGACCGAGGCGTCCGTCTCCGCGTCGCCTACTTCAAGCCCAACCTCATCTCCGCCGACTCCGTCCTCGACGGCTACCGCGCCAACCGCCTCACCGTCGTCCGCGAACTCCCCTACGCCACCAAGCAGGCCGACTGGGGCCACCGCCTCGACCTCACCCTGTTCCTCAACGGAATCCCCATCGCCGCGGCCGAGCTGAAGAACCCGCTGACCGGGCAGGGCGTCGAGCAGGCCAAGGAGCAGTACCGGACGGACCGGGACCCGACCGAGCTGATCTTCGCACGGCGCGTGATCGCGAACTTCGCCGTCGACCCGGACCTGGTCTTCGTCACCACGCAACTGCGCGGCAAGAGCACCCGGTTCCTGCCGTTCAACACGGGCTCGAACGGCCCTGGCCAGCCCGGCGGGGCTGGGAACCCAGCGCCCACGGCCCACGGCACGTACGCGACCAGCTACCTCTGGGAACAGGTCTGGCAGCGCGACAACTGGCTGGACCTCCTCCAGCGTTTCGTGCACCAGCAGAAGCACAAGACGCCCGGCGGCGGCACCACCAAGTCGACGATCTTCCCCCGCTTCCACCAGTGGGACGTGGTCCGCAAGCTCACCGCCCACGCGGCCACCCACGGTGCCGGCCAGAACTACCTGGTCATGGCCTCCGCCGGCTCGGGCAAGTCGAACACCATCGGCTGGCTGGCCCATCGCCTCAGCGACCTGCACGCCGGCACCGACCCGCGCGTCCTCGACCCCGAGGCCATCGCCCACGATCGCATCAAGCCCGGCGAACCCGTCTTCGACAAGGTCATCGTCATCACGGACCGCCGCAACCTGGACTCCCAACTCCGGGAAACGGTCGGCAGCTTCTCGCAAACGGACGGCCTGGTCGTGAAGGTCGACGAGAAGCACGGCGCGAAGAGCGAGCAGCTCGCCCGCGCCCTCTCCCGGGACACCGGGAAGATCGTCACGGTCACCCTGCACTCGTTCCCGGCCCTGCTCGACTACATCAAGCGCAACCCCACGGAGATCAAGGGCACCCGCTTCGCGATCATCGTCGACGAGGCACACTCCTCCCAGTCCGGCGACGCCGCCACCGCCGTGAAGTCCGCCCTGCGCGACCTCGGCCTGGACGCCGACTCGGACGACGAGGGCGCGACCACGGTCACCGTGGACGACAAGCTGAAGGCGAAGGCCATCGAGCGCTCCCGCGCCGCGAATCTCTCCTATTTCGCCTTCACCGCCACCCCCAAGTCCAAGACGCTCGAACTCTTCGGCACGGAAGGCGTGGAGAACGGCAAGACGGTCTACCGCCCCTTCCACACGTACTCCATGCGCCAGGCCATCGAGGAAGGCTTCATCCTCGACCCGCTGCGCAACTACGTCACGTACAACACCTACTGGAAGCTCGCGAACCTCAACAGTGACGAGAAGGAGGTCGACCCCTCCAAGGCGAACAGTCTGCTCGCCCGGTTCGCGCTCATGCACGAGCACACGGTGTCCCAGCACGCCCAGGTGATCGTCGAGCACTTCGTCCGCCACACCCGCGGCCGGCTCGGCGGACGCGCCAAGGCGATGGTGGTCACGGCCTCCCGCCACTCCGCCGTGCAGATGGCCCGTGCCATCCGGAGCTACATCGCCGACGTCGAGTACGACACCAAGTACCCGGATCTCGGCGTCCTGGTCGCGATCTCCGGCTCCCTCACCATCGACGGCGAGGAGACCACCGAGGTCAAGGAGAACGGCGGCCTCTCCGAGGGCGCGCTGCCGAAGGCGTTCGGCTACACCCGCGCCGACGACAAGGCCGCGAAGGCCGGCGGCAAGGGGCAGCAGGAGTACCGGATCCTGGTCGTCGCCGAGAAGTACCAGACCGGCTTCGACCAGCCGCTCCTCACGACGATGTACGTCAACAAGACCCTGACCGGCATCGCCGCCGTGCAGACCCTCTCCCGCCTCAACCGCACCGCCGAACGCAAGTCCCAGGCCGACCTCGCCGTCCTGGACTTCGTCAACGAGGCCGAGGACATCCAGGACGCCTTCCGCCCGTACTTCGAGGAGGCGCACACCCTGCCCTCCGACCCGAACCTCCTCTACACGGCCCAGAGTCGCGTCATGGCCGTGCCGGTCATCTCAGAGCCGGACATGGACGAGTTCGTGTCCGCGTACTTCGAGGCACAGGCGAAGGCGGGCGGCTCCCAGTCCAAGTGGGAGAAGCTGCACGCCGAGCTGTACCGGCTCCTGTCCCCCGCCGTCACCCGCTTCTCCGCCCTCTTGGAGAGCGAGGAGGAGGACGACGTCGAGACGGCCGAGGAGTTCCGGGCCAACCTCAACGACTACGTCCGCAAGTACGGCTTCCTCGCGCAGATCGTGCCGTACCAGGACGCCGAGTTGGAGCGCCTGTACCTCTACGGCCGCTACCTGCTCAACCGCCTCCCTCGCCTCGCCGACGGCGGAGTCGACATTGGCGAGGTGGATCTGAGCCACCTGCGCGTCGAGAAGACCGGCGAGCACGACGTATCCCTCAACGCCGAGGGTCCGGCCGAGCTCAAGGGCTTCGGCGACGGAGTCGGCGGCGCCAAGGACGCCGAGAGGTCACTGCTGTCCGAGCTGATCGAGAAGTTCAACGCCAAGTTCGGCACGGAGTTCACGGAGGAGGACGTCCTCCCGGCCTTCAACGCCACCAAGAAGGACCCGAAGGTCCGGGCCGCCGCCCTCGTCAACGACGAGGCGAACTTCGGCATCGTCTGGGACAAGAAGTTCGAGGAGAACATGATGGATCACGTCTCCACCATCGACACCCTCGGCAAGCGGTACTTCGGCACCGACCGGGACTTCAAGTCCAACCTCGACCGCAGCGCGCGCAGGGCCGCCTGGCGGATGATCCGCCGGGAGGAGGGGCTGGACGAGATCTGA
- a CDS encoding restriction endonuclease subunit S, with the protein MTDAIRALPEGWSETRLDRIATVNARIGWKALTASEYQPDGYAFLATPNIKNAEIDFVRVNYISEFRYNESPELKLQVGDVLLAKDGNTLGIVNIVRQLPRAATVNGSIAVLRSFDMEPRFLRYVIQSSFIQGHINSVKDGMGVPHLFQRDIKRFPLPAPPLEEQCRIADYLDTETARIDRLVRSQLHLIDLLKEREEAAIEEVLSHVAEKSIRLKYLLLSPPSYGANEPAQHDRRDWPRYIRTTDIAEDGTLRDETFASLPPEVAQQYLLDDGDLLLVRSGATAGKAFLYDLRFGPAAHAGYLIRARLNSQLILPRLIWHFCQTTAYWQQINEGAIQATIQNVNAEKYGNLLVPHMAHDRQLDALRHIDALTEKSGELRRHAHQMLALLAERRQALITAAVTGQFDVSTASGRNVTEGVTV; encoded by the coding sequence ATGACGGACGCCATTCGCGCCCTTCCTGAGGGATGGTCAGAGACTCGCCTCGACCGCATCGCGACTGTCAATGCCAGGATCGGCTGGAAGGCTCTGACGGCTTCGGAGTATCAACCGGATGGCTACGCCTTCTTGGCCACACCGAACATCAAGAACGCCGAGATCGACTTTGTGAGAGTAAATTACATCTCGGAGTTCCGATACAACGAGTCCCCCGAGCTGAAACTTCAGGTCGGTGACGTTCTACTAGCCAAAGACGGCAACACCCTGGGCATCGTGAATATCGTTCGCCAGCTACCGCGTGCCGCCACAGTGAACGGGTCAATCGCCGTGCTCCGAAGCTTTGACATGGAGCCGCGCTTTCTTCGCTACGTGATCCAGAGCAGCTTCATCCAGGGCCACATCAATTCCGTTAAGGACGGCATGGGCGTGCCCCATCTCTTCCAACGGGACATCAAGCGCTTCCCACTCCCTGCACCCCCACTGGAGGAGCAGTGCCGCATCGCCGACTACCTCGACACCGAGACTGCCCGCATCGACCGACTGGTCAGATCTCAACTGCATTTGATCGATCTCCTCAAGGAACGTGAGGAAGCCGCGATTGAGGAGGTTCTCTCCCATGTGGCAGAAAAATCAATCCGCCTCAAGTATCTGTTGCTCTCCCCTCCGTCCTACGGGGCGAACGAACCGGCGCAGCACGACCGCCGGGACTGGCCCCGGTACATCCGCACGACCGACATCGCGGAGGACGGCACTCTCCGCGATGAGACCTTCGCGTCGCTTCCTCCCGAGGTGGCGCAGCAGTACCTCTTGGACGACGGCGACCTCCTCCTAGTGCGCAGTGGGGCCACCGCGGGCAAAGCGTTCCTGTACGACCTCCGATTCGGGCCAGCTGCCCATGCCGGTTACCTGATTCGCGCACGCTTGAACAGCCAGCTGATACTGCCCCGTCTCATCTGGCACTTCTGCCAAACCACCGCCTACTGGCAGCAGATCAACGAAGGGGCAATCCAGGCCACTATCCAGAACGTCAACGCGGAGAAATACGGGAACCTGCTAGTCCCCCACATGGCACACGACCGTCAGCTCGACGCTCTCCGGCACATCGATGCACTCACAGAGAAATCAGGAGAGCTGAGAAGGCATGCACATCAGATGCTCGCTCTGCTGGCTGAGCGCCGCCAAGCCCTCATCACCGCCGCCGTGACAGGCCAGTTCGACGTATCCACCGCCAGCGGCCGCAACGTAACCGAAGGAGTCACGGTATGA